Sequence from the Sander lucioperca isolate FBNREF2018 chromosome 16, SLUC_FBN_1.2, whole genome shotgun sequence genome:
GACTTTTACTGTTACTGACACCTATGTATAACTCTGGATTTAATGTCCTCAGCGATCAACCCACAGACAGAATATCTGTTACATGTTCCCTAAATCTATAGGGGCCCTATGTACATACCCGGTAGCATCATACCACATGATGATAAACACAGATATCTGATGTGTATGTCATGCGTTACATCAGTATGAGTGGGTTGATGTGTGGGGTTGGAACTATTGAGgccaatgtgtttttgttggcCACCAAGAGGGTTGTATTTTATTCCAGCTCTGCGGGCGATCATATTTGAACTAAATTGTGTTAACTACTGGAAGTAGTACTCCACTTTCCCGGATGGTAGAGAGCAGCCTGGATTGGAAGCAGAATGTGAGCACTGGATTAGTGCCTGTAATAACACTGGGCTTGTGGGGCAGGTTTGACAATGTATCACTGTAGTAAGTGAAGACCTGTCGCCTGACTCCACTGTGGCCTTTGCCAGACTGTAAACCAACTCCTTACTAGGCTATTGTTGAGAATGAGCAACATGAAGACACCACATGCTCCCGATGCTCCCTAGAGGAGATTACATTCAGATTAGACTGTTCAGTAATGATTTGTATTTGATTTGGCAGTCTGCTTTCGATTTTTGGGCTTTAAATTCATCATTTTGCACATCTTTGTGCAAACAGCGTGGGTGGTGCTGATAGCATCTCTTTGGTTGGTTTATCTGTTGAAAAAGTTGGAGTTTTTTTAATGCTAAAGAGGCTAATGTCGCTCAGGACTTTTCATCCCTTCCTGTGGGCCCATGGTAGTAGTTACCATAGATGACACCAAGGTACTTTTTTCCGTGGGATTTTTGTGGCTTTAGAAACCTGTGGTCAGTTTACTCATTATCTTCAGCAAGCAGGTAATGTGTTCAGTACggttggtttgtttgtcagtttatcaacaggattacagaaaaactactggTCTAATatccatgaaacttggtggaggGGTGTATCATGGGCCAGCGAAgaaacatatactgtacattttaaaaCAGATAGGGccgatacacaaattatttttcacttacgttaacattgcgagatagggcatgGCCTTGGCAGAGTTTTGCCTCTCCGTGTGCCCTTCTAGTGAAACCTGTACTCGATGGGtattaataatttatatttatgaCTTAAATATGATTACTTTTACAAAAAATGATTTAGTAtcctttttttctaatttaGACCATCTTGTTGGGTAATACATTTTACAAAGAATAAAATTAAACTGTTAACtaaatcaataaaatatgaaaaatcaCAATAAAGAGGGTGGTGGATATATTTTGGGGACTTGTGCCTTATGGCTACAGCCCTATGTGCTAGTTGATTTTTGTAGAATAAAACCTACAGTAAAAGACACAGCAAAATCTTTTTTACTCAACATTTGACACCTAACTATAATAAGTCCATTTGACAAATACGGATACAATTTCAATGCTGACTTCAACACTGTACTATGTAATGTATGATATAGTGTGATACCTGATTAAGGTGATTTAGATGGTTGCAGGGGCACCCAGCCAAATGGGGAATAGCTCGATTTTACTattaaataacaataaactaTCACTTACATGGGTAGCTCAAAAACCTAATACGACTAATTACATTAAAATATCTGTGAACCCTTGAAGCAGATCCTTCATTAAAAACATCCATCTCATAGAGGAGTAATAGCATCACGTTTCAGCCTGTGACTCACTCTGGCCTGAGCATACAGGTGAAATGACCACCCGTGCATAGGAAATTTAAGGAAGCCTTTCAAACCAGAGGAAAAACCATCATCAACCCCCTCTGCCTGCAAAGCTACTGTACGCCTGACTGGCTGGGTTAGTTTTGGAGTGAATGTGAAGGTCAGGGACTCGTAACTCCTCACTCACTGTCGCCATATCCTTGGCAGAGGGTCATCTGACTCACTGCCCAGAGCTCTCATTGGCATCCAGAGGGGACTATGGGCTAGTAAATGGCTGAATCATTTCAAACTGccataataaaaacacattcaggGCGCAGCTTAAATGAAATACTCAAGGAAACTATTGAGACTGGAGAAGGAAAGTGGAGAGACTGCTATGTGTCGCCAAGGCGTTGTCAACACCAGACAGTCTGGTGTGTTTGCGGCTCTTTTTTAcaagtaatttattttttttttgctcaaatGTCGGCGGAAGTGTCTCCCTTCGCTCGGCTCACCAGGTGCTGGTGCGTCATGTGGGAAATCTACTAGCCTGTTTAATGAGTGCTGAAGGACTGGGGGAATGGTGGGGGTGGCAGAGCTGTGCTTTCTCATACACTCCTTGTGGGGACCCCCAGACAGGCAGATTATGGTGTGCTGTTAACTCAGTTTAAGTGTGAGGTCATAGAAAATACTGCTGTGGGTTTCCCTTGCTGGATAGCTAAAAATAATCCACTTCTCTGCATTGTTGTCCAGTGCCCTGTAAAACTAATCTTTTCATTGGATTGTGTCATATTTGCTTTGTATTGGCTttctgttatattattatattatctgCTGTATTTTAGAAGTGTTTTAAGAAAATTAGCAGATAAAccaagtttttgttgcttttctatCATAGCCTTTAgttttaaaggaatattttgggaaatacactcatCGGCTTGTGaggtgagaagattgatactgaTACGCTGTCCTTAACACACTTAAGGACAGGACTGTTACTAGGTGTTAGCTAAACATAAAAGAGGCGTGGCTGTGTTCAACTTCAAATATACATTTACCAACACCTATATGTTGTCTTATTTACACATTGTATCgcatttgtttaatccatacacaaacagaaatgcagaaaaattaCAAGTTGTTACTTTAGGGGGAGTTATATGCTAGATTTAGGTACTATTTCTGTGCAGCAGTTTCAGCTAACATGCCAGCGGCCAGTAGGCACAGGTGTTGCTTTCACTGCAGGCACGAATTCCAGCACATAACTAACTCTATAACTAACCACATTTATGTTtgtgtacggattaaacaatGAGATAGTGTTAACATGGGCTTTGGAGATGCTTGTAAGTGTATATCTTGTACTTTGGGCTTGTACTAGGCTAGCTGTTACCCCCCCTGTTTAGCTAGGCTAAACATTCTAGGCTCCAGCTCCCTACTAcctaactttttttcaacatcaaAACGTTTTAAATGTAATGGAGACACTTGGTACCAGTATGGTCTGTTATAAAAATAAGAAACCTTCAGAGATTAATGTACAGTAGGTGTGAAGCcagagggggggtggggaaTTGCAACATAAAAAATACCCTCCTCTTCTTACTTCCTTTACTCTTCTTTCTTTCAATGGCTTTAGTCGGTACCTTAATTgctgaaaataacaaaataaacaggGCACTCTTAGTTTTCATAAAAACTGCCAAGTAGTGGATAAACAGGGATTCATCACATTAAGTTCACACATTGCAATTTAAAATCTTAGGGTCTAAAATAAATTCTGATAGGATTACCTGGCTGGCTGGATACTTGTCTGTTTGCATAGATTGATAGCTTGTAGGACAGCAGCAGATCCCTATGGCTCAGCGAGAGCTTTCTAACGGACAGCTGTGCTTTGGATTTCTTCAGAAATGGCCTTGTTTGGATAAGTTTCTCCTCTTATCATGTGATGCCAACAGACGGGATGCAAAAACATCTCAGCTCTGTGTAGCTCAGGCGTTTTTCCCAAGAATCGCAGCAgtgcagcattgtgtgtgttCCAATAACCAGATAAACCTTTGCCAAAGAGTGTTTATGTCACGGCAAAAGGGATCACGTTTTCTCGCTGTGGTCATAGGGCACAAGTTGAAAAGTTCACAGCTGAgctgttctttttttgtttaaagtctctaacagcaaCAAGCACTGACTTGTCATTTTTCCAGAGCTTATCTCTGTTGTGCTGATGTTGCTTTTACTTCACATGTGAAGAGAAAAGTCGGATAATTTAGGTATGCAACTGAACTGTGCAGTGTGTAGGGTATCATCACCCGCACGCAACAGGATTGGCTACAGTTAATGACACCGTGCACTGAGTGGAGGATCACAGCCTCTAAGCAGCTGCTTTGTTTAAAGTGTCCTTTAAGCAATATACTGAAAGCCTGCTTGCTTCAGGAATCTGCCACCTGCTTTCCCTGACTCTACAATGTAGCTTCTGCATTAACCTGCAATGAAATGTTGCAAAAAATGCTGAAATCCTGCAGCATTTGTGCAGTAAACTGGTTTCTTATATGAACACATTTTGCCTCTAAATCCAAGAAGTCGAGACATGTGTAACTAAATACTATCTACTAGCTTGTGAAAGATAAGCATGTACACATTTATAaacatatttatacatttaaaaaaatgtttccccCTCATGCTTTATTATGTTCAAATGACAGCTCCTCAGATTCTATTTCAAGCAGGAAGGAGAAAGCAGCTCCCTTTCTGCATGTACAAACTTGTATTTTCTGTGTCAGCCTATTCTGATTGTTGTCTTATATGGATAGCCATCACTCAGTATCTCCTCCCTGTCTGTGTACCTTTCAGGTGGTCAGGGCTCGGCTGGAGGAGCGGGGCGTGGTGGTATCTGACGTCAAGCTGAACGGCTCAGCGGCCAGCCACGTACTTCACGAGGACAATGGCCTTGGCTACAAAGACCTGGACCTGATCTTTGGCCTGAGTCTGACTGATGACAAAACCTTCCGGCTAGTGAAGGATGTGGTGCTGGACTGCCTGGTGGACTTCTTGCCTGAAGGAGTGTGCAGGGAGCGGATCACAGCCATCGCCCTGAAGGAAGCGTACGTGCAGAAACTGGTAAAAGTTTGCAACGAGACGGACCGCTGGAGCCTCATCTCGCTGTCAAACAACACCGGCAAGAACGTGGAGCTGAAGTTCGTGGACTCCCTGAGAAGGCAGTTTGAGTTCAGTGTCGACTCCTTCCAGATCACTCTGGACTCGCTGCTGCTCTTCGACCGCTGCTCGGAGACGGCAATGTCCGAGGCCTTCCACCCTACAGTGCATGGGGAGACCATGTACGGAGACTTTGAGGAAGCACTGGGTCACCTCCGTACCAGGACTATTGCCACCCGCAGCCCAGAAGAGATCAGGGGCGGCGGGCTGCTCAAGTACTGCCACCTGCTGGTGCGCGGCTTCCGGCCTTCCTCAGAGATTCAGATGAAACAGATGCAGCGCTACATGTGCTCACGCTTCTTCATCGACTTCCCCGACATTAGCGTACAGCAGAGGAAACTGGAGGCGTATCTGCAGAACCACTTCATGGGCATGGAGCACAAGCGCTACGAGTGCCTGGTGACGCTGAGGCAAGTGGTGGATGAGAGCACTGTGTGTCTTATGGGCCACGAGCGCAGACAGACGCTGGCACTTATTTCCGCCCTGGCGCTGCGCGTAATGGCCGAACAGAACGCTATCCCTGCTCTGTCCAACATTACCTGCTACTACCAGCCCGCTCCCTATGTCAGAGACCTCAACTTCAGCAATTATTATGTGGCCCAAGTTCAGTCACCCATGGTAACATGCAACTCTTATCAAACGTGGCTGCCTTGCAGTTGAGCGATGACGTTTAGGATGCGGGGTGAGCTTTCCGTTTTAACTTTACATTGATGTAAGCTGAGCATTCATTCAAGTGCTCGGTGCCTCTGTAGCAATGTGGCTTTTTGGTTTGGGGCCCAGCGTGGACAAAAAGGAATAatgctatcttttttttttttttttgccaaatctTATATTAAAAACCTTCCACTAAGTTATATTAAtactgctgtaaaaaaaaaaaaaaatctaattcgAGCCATTATACTTATATCTTTTTATTCTGTTGTCGTTTCATAAGCAATGTGGACATGTATGGAAAAATATGAAGGGTTGATATGTGACGGAGGAACTTTGCTAGGTCTGCTTCTTGTCTGAGGATCGCATTGGGTCTTAAATGAAATGTATATACTTTGTACAAaaccagctgttttttttgttctctctGTGGTTTCAGCTGAACAAATCGGAGGGAAAAAAGGACCAAAGAAATACTTTCTTGTGTAGCATGacaaacaaatactgtatatggttCCAAGTGCCTGAAACTGACCAACTGTCTTTATAGTATTTGCTCTGTAAGAATAtgtttttgaaactttttcATCCAGGTTACTTTACATTTCTATATCCAGGGTCAgggtatttgtttttaaatcattaaaaaaaaatgacaaaaatgaaaaGATGTGGTACATTGGTCtttctttccacttttttcaaaaaacgtTCAGAGGGTTTTAATATGCTCCAGTTGACTTGAAAGAGGCTGGGGATGTGCGTCATGAAGGCATACTCTATCTCCATTCTCGGTATCTCACTTTCTCAGTTTCTGCCTCTCTAAAATTCTCCTATGTCGCTATCTGTCTTTATCACAAACAAACTCCtcagtgtgttgtctgtgttccTTCAGCCAGACACTGACTGGCCTGACACAAACACTTACTTGTTCAAGCTCTGTGCATTTCCTCTGCCCCCCTCAGAAACGGAGTCCCCTGAGGCCCAGCCTATATATTAGCCATTTCCTTTCCACTTGTACATCCGACAAGGGGTTTCCTTGGCCTCATTCAGAAAGGGGAGATTGTTGCTGCTTGTCTTGGATGAGTTGAGGACCAGGTGGGGAAATGGGACTCCTGGCTTTTCAGCAAATGTAATGATGCATTCCAGCACTTCACTTCCTGGATGATCATAACAGTTCAGTATTTcatcctcactaagaccaacaTTTCTCCAGCAATGATATTCCATCCTAATTACTTTTGCATGGGGGACGACTTGTTGAGATTTAGTAGAGCATGAAAAGGCATGTAGCTGGGACACACCTGCTTACTATTGCTTCTGATGGAGTACTTCATGCAAGAACACATTAGTGAAGCGCTCACTGATTTCTTTCTAAAAGTTCATTTGGAAGGAAAGCGTCTGTCAGAGTGATTAAGGTTGGAGATATAAATGTGACAAGGGAAATTCCCCCCCTGGGTTAGCTGTCAGACTTGTCTCCAAACTGCAACAGAAACATTAAAGGGGAACAAAGGATACCCCTGGAGAGAACACGCATTAAAGTCACAAATGAGATAGAGCTTGTCGTATATTGAACAACCCAGTGATTTCTGTGCCCGGTGGCCAAACCTCGAGAGTCAACCAGAGAGCTGTGAGGAACATCTCTGTGTAATATTAATTAACAAACTACAGCAAGTTGTTAGTGTTAAAAGAGAAGATTAGTTTAGATTGATCTCAATGAAACTGTACTTGAAGTGTTCAGCCACACTCGCGGCACAGCTCTATGGATGTAGATGCCGATCTGCCTGGTCGCTCTTCACCACTttagtccagactgaaatatttcaacaactattggatggattgctatgACATTTCGTATCATTGTCCCCAGAGGGTGAACCCTAACGACTTGGTGTTCCCCTGTAAAAAAGTTGTACTTATCCAGTGAAATTATTCAACATTTACATGATGGCTTGGCACACAATTTGGCACAGATATTCATTACTCCTAGACGATTAAtgctaatgactttggtgatccctgacttttcctcttgcGCCACCATGAGATTGGCATTTGTAgtttttagtgaaatgtcttAATAACTATTTGATGGTTTTccatgacatttggtacagacattcatgccCCCCTAAGAATTAATTGTAACAACTCTGAGTGCCATTATCATTTAAAATTTCGTTTTataaccaaatacctgcaaaactcctaacattcccatcagcctcggCTGACACTATTGTGttaagtgctaattagcaaagcATGGTACAATTGGTAAGGATTAAACGACTTAACATTAACACTGTGAGCATACTagcctgctaacgttagcattcaGCTCTATTGCTACTGTGACTATAAGTACAGCCTCACTGAGCGGCCAATGTGGCTATAAACTCATAgtctaataaataaaaatattacaaaaagTGAATTTATCGTGGGTTTGATCTTTCAGAGGCTTGTGGTTGACCAGCAAAAACCTTGATGTAGGCTTTATGCCATAAAGGTTCATTTTTTTCCTACACCAACACAGTTCCTCCAAGAGTAGCTGAGGGGTATTCTAAGTCATGCACCTTAGATTTAAGGCAAGGTTGCCACAGTTTAGTTTTTCCTGTACAAATACCACAGATAAATCTGACACTGCGGTAAGCACTGTGGTTCATACTGTTCCACAGTGCAAAGCAACCCTCAGCAGCTTGGCCTTCTCACCCCCATCTTCTCCTGTCTACGTGGGTGGGCCCTTCTGGCTTTGATTCCCACTACTGACATTAGAGCTCAAAAGGCCTCGTTATCATTTCCCCCCTCGTTTTGTGTTAGTCTGCTGTGAAGAGTAATATCTGTCTGATGATAACAGTGTGCATGTTGTTTAGGGATGCGGTAGGTTGAACACCAGCTGATTAGATTATGGGAATGTCTTCTTTAGTGGTGACAGATACCACCTGGGGGATGATGGGAGGGGTCAGGATGAGCGTGAAGACAAGAGTGGTCTCCAGTGTAACAAACTGTTCACCTTTGTAGCTCTCAGCTCCCTATCTGGGTATATTGACTGCCTGGGGAGATTGTAATAGAAAAACCAAATTTGTCCTCTGATTAGATACTACATGGGTGGCTCAAACAAAGATGAATGCAGTGAACTTTAAAGAACATGCTTCAAGAAGGATGTTAAAGAAATATTTATGATGGGAGGTGAGGTTTAGGGGAAATTAGAGGGGAAGTCAACATATCAAAAGACACTATATCAAAGAAAGTGTTAAGAACTATGCTTTCCCAGTTTCAGATGCCACCATCCAAATTAAGTTCCATAAAAGTACCACATGTACAAAAATCTGCAATTGcgatataatatatttttattttattttattcaagaACGATTGAATCGGATTTATACTAATTTCAGTCTTTACAGCTGAAGAATGAAGGAAGTGGTGCTGAAGTTTTTCTcataaagctgttttactggACTGGGTGGCATAGCTCCATCCATCATCATGTTGTTAGCGAGCGATTCCCAGGAACTCACAGGATTTCTATTTGTAGGATCTGAGGATATTCAAAGCGGCTTCACCATGGTGATGTTTACTTGTTGTCCTGAAATGCAAAGGGGCTGCCTGTGCCATACAGTGGGCACTAAAAACTATGCATCCACCTTGGACCTTTCTGTGCCACAAAATGagttaaaactagggctgtgaaacgataaattttttttaatcgcgattaatcgctgaatttctatagttaatcgtgattaatcgcatattttatcacatgattaaaattctattattttgcatttcagaacagtttttaagtacatattaaagcccatgttgcacgttaaccaccactgttgattaatgggtacataaagccctcaacatatgtatatcgttgttaaaaatgtttccaaatagtgttaaaggccagttttcgccgttttagtcgtttagtgggttttttaacgcaattcgatGATGAtgacgttggggagacgtgcctcagcctagtactagaactatggtgactgactgagatgaggaagaggtggaagaggtgtttttactgtcagtgaatagcaccgagtgaaagtcaaggttttctttatatctagtgacagtgatcatgtcgttagttcagataagtactggtaatctagctagatctagaaatagaaggcatcatgctagctatgggctaacttgccagtcagtctcacctgtgaaatcccccgacgttgtaaacacattttcgattagatatctcatgtttcgatggaccctactagctccagtaacaacatatttgcctagtgtttatttattacttggatggggatgctgttcggcttttcacaagtttagacagctagctagctagctaacactacgccgacgttttgctaacgttagcacaacagcgttagcctagacggctaggtaaatattatgacagccttcgttgtttcctatatctgcgtccacgttgtcaacttAAGACATGTGgcattagtgctccttttgtaccataattgtattgaatgaaatgttaagcttggctcctacgagatgggtggatttttgttaggtagctacgttacacacctgtgctagcggaattagctaacgttgtgtagccagccagcagcttcagcagtagtttcggcgagctaaccacgacagctaacacatccacaagcgtctctatttcaaacatcactgcaggtggAATGCTTTTAGCaacagaggttgattgtgggtgacaatactgtcgtggttagctcaccgaaactaatgccgattgccgaagttgctggctggttatgcaacgttagctaattctgctagcatacaggctaaatatagccagttagctttgtatgtaacaaaaacccacccatctcgtaggagcgaagcttaacatttcattcaataacattatggtacaaaaggagcactaacgcaacatgtcttatgttgacaacgtggatgcagatataggaaactccgaaggcagtcgtaatatttaccaagctagcagtctaggctaacgctgttgcgctaacgttaacAAATGCCGGCGTAGCTAGCTgtttaaacttgtgaaaagccgaacagcatccccgtccaagctgtgtttcactttccctccaatattattatacacataataaagacacatggactcggtcgagaccaaaagccatattttgcaacactagtggcacagaccgagcccatatagacagtgaacagagacagggctttcgtctgtcgtctccccaacatgacgtaatgcaatgcattgtgggggaaaagagaatcattgcaaactgctgtaaaatagtactactttttcgtattttattccgttttgtgatatccattgtatttgatgttgatttaacagtt
This genomic interval carries:
- the tent5bb gene encoding terminal nucleotidyltransferase 5Bb codes for the protein MSSGDAAEQSRRVSVLSWDQVRRLDSILGESVPIHGRGNFPTLSVQPRQIVQVVRARLEERGVVVSDVKLNGSAASHVLHEDNGLGYKDLDLIFGLSLTDDKTFRLVKDVVLDCLVDFLPEGVCRERITAIALKEAYVQKLVKVCNETDRWSLISLSNNTGKNVELKFVDSLRRQFEFSVDSFQITLDSLLLFDRCSETAMSEAFHPTVHGETMYGDFEEALGHLRTRTIATRSPEEIRGGGLLKYCHLLVRGFRPSSEIQMKQMQRYMCSRFFIDFPDISVQQRKLEAYLQNHFMGMEHKRYECLVTLRQVVDESTVCLMGHERRQTLALISALALRVMAEQNAIPALSNITCYYQPAPYVRDLNFSNYYVAQVQSPMVTCNSYQTWLPCS